TCGTATTTTCTAACAGCAGCATAAGACAATTCAAGCACGATTGGAAAGCATGACGCAGAACGGTACCCGGAAAAATCAGATTGAAGAAGCAATAGAAGTCGCCGCTGAAGCCCACCAAGGGCAATATCGGAAAGGCACTCGCACGCCCTATATCACACACCCTTACGCCGTCGGTCTTATTTTAATGGATGCGGGATGCACCGAAGTCGTAATTATTGCAGGTATCCTGCACGATACCGTTGAGGATACCGATCTGACCCTGGAATTCATTCGAGAACATTTTGGCGACGCTATCGCAGACATCGTCGACGGGTGTTCAGAGAACAAAGCACTGCGGTGGCGAGCGCGCAAGACCGAACGGATTGAGGCGTTACGAACAGCAAGTCCCGAAGTCTGCAGTGTAACATGTGCCGACAAACTTCATAATCTACGCACTATTATTTCAGAGTACGATGTCATTGGTGATGCCGTATGGGATCGGTTCCACGGTGGCGTCGAGGATCAGGCGTGGTATTACCGCAGTATTCTCGGTGCGATCGCTGATCGAGACGCGGCTTTACAAAAAAGCGTCGTTCGTGGTAAACTGTCTAAACATGACAGCGGTGCAAACACCCACTCCGATGGAAATGACATCGCACCGCAACAAGGGGCCTCCGATAGCAACGACGCTCGGAAGACTCCCACAGCAATAGATGCTGTAAACCCTCAACTCTTTCGCCAATTTCAGCAGGCTGTAGTACATCTATTTCAAGGAGAGATTTAATGAAGATTGCCTACGCTTTTAGACGATGTGCATCCTATCCCTACAACGGTGGCGGGTTACCCACCGATGCAACAGATCGACGACGGTTTTTGGATCATTCCAAAGCGATTGGATTTGATGGAATTGAACTCCCTGCGATGAACCTCCCTGAAGCCGAAGCCAAGACGCTCCGTTTGGAGCTTGAAGATGCCGGTGTTCCATGTGTTGCGATTCGTGGTGGTGGTGGTGCCGCACATCCGCGTGTCGCCGCTGCCAACAAGCAAAGTATGATAAACGCTGTTAATTTCGCAGCGAGTATCGGCGCGGGTGTCGTGAATTCCACCGTTACCACACCACCGCGCGACCCGAACGGTAAAGGCACGTATCGCGGTGAAACCGTTTCACAAGGCTCAAGCCGTCTCGCAAGTGCAGTGGATTATGAACGCACCGCAAAAGCAGTGAGCGAAGTCGCCGGTATCGCCGCAGATCAGGGCGTAGAGATCTCCATAGAAATCCATCAAAACTCGATTGCGGATAACAGCTGGTCGGCATTACATTTGTTAGAATTAATCGATGCACCGAATGTCGGTCTGAATCCCGACTTAGGCAACATCTATTGGACTTACGATACTCCAGAGGAATCGTGCGAAGCTGCGATCGTCGCGCTTGCGCAACACGTCAACTATTGGCATTGCAAGAGCCTCTATCGTGTGCATATCCCCGATCTGGAAACGGCTATCTATGTCCAAGCCCCGCTTCCCGACGGTGAAATCGACTACCGCTTCGCGATCGCGGCGTTGTTAGCCGTCAACTATGAAGGGTATCTGGCAATCGAAGGAATACGCGACGGTGATCAGTTCCACCAAGATGGTCGGAGCGTGGCTTACGTGAAATCTGTTTTGTCGGACCTGCAGTAACAATTTAGCACAAGAAAGGGAATGGAATAGAAGAAAGGAAGAAAGGAAGAGTGGGTAACCTCCCTTCCAACCTCCCTCGCTTCCAACCAAGTCGCTATGACACAAGAGAAAATTCGACTCACCGCGACCGTCAAATGTGCCGGGTGAGCATCAAAACTCGCTCCGGGTGAGCTTGCGCACATTTTAGGTAAAATTCCGAAATCCACGGATCCGAATCTACTCGTCGGCACTGAAACCTCCGATGACGCTGGGATCTATCGCATTTCTGACGAACTCGCACTCGTTAACACGGTGGACTATTTCACGCCTATCGTAGACGATCCGTATACCTTCGGTGCGATCGCCGCGACAAACTCATTGAGTGATGTCTACAGCATGGGTGGCGTTCCGAAAACGGCGTTGAACATCACGTGTTGGCCCAAGGCTGACTTGGATCTATCCATTCTCGGTGACATTGTCCAAGGTGGCACTGAAAAGGCTATTGAGGCGGGTGCAGCACTCGTCGGTGGGCATACCGTGGATGCCCCAGAGTTGATGTATGGACTCTCCGTAACGGGTATCGTGCATCCAGAGAAATTCGTCAAGAACTACGGTGCGCGTCCCGGTGAAGTGCTTATTCTTACCAAAAACCTCGGCATCGGTATTCTCACCACAGGACTAAAATTCGATAAAATCAGCGATGCTGTCTTACCACAACTCGTCGAATCCATGACTCGCCTCAATGCCTCCGCATCATCCGTTATGCTGAAGTACAGAGCCAGCGCATGTACAGATGTTACAGGGTACGGCTTGTTAGGGCATGCCTCCGAGATGGCAGCGGGTAACGATGTTCGCCTCAAAATTGATAGCAGTGCTGTGCCATACTTCGCTGACGCTCCTGCACTCGTTGCACAAGATACCTACACGCAAGCCTACCTTGCGAATATGACGTTCCTCGCCGATAAGGTTACTTTCCACACCGATAGCGAGGCAATACGGCATATCTTGATGGAGGCGGAAACGTCTGGCGGTCTGCTGTTCTCACTGCCTGCTGAGAATGCCGACGCGGCAGTAGCAGACCTCCGTGCCGCGGATTGTCCAGAGGCAGCTGTTATCGGAGAAGTAATAGCAGACGATACCGCACATATTGAGGTATTTTAAGGGCTGTCAGTTGTCAGCGATCAGTAAAGAAGGGTTATCGACTTTCAGTATGCTTCGCAGTGAGAACTTTCAGAAGGGAACATCTGGGGCAGTTGCATAATACTTCCCGCCACAGCACTCTCTGGCTGACTGCTGACTGCTGAAGGCTATAAGAAATATGACAAAAACAGAACTCGCGAAACAGATACGCGTTGTTTCATATCTTACAGGAGAATTCGTACTCCGCTCAGGGAATATCAGCAACTTCTATTGGGACAAATATCGGTTCGAGAGTAACCCAACGCTGCTTACTGCGATTGCTGAAGAGATGGCGAAATTACTACCGGCCGAATGCGATGGTTTAGCAGGTTTAGAATTAGGTGGCATTCCACTCGCAACTGCGCTCTCGTTGCAAACGGAACTGCCCTGTTTTTACGTGCGGAAGGAAGCGAAAACATACGGGACTTGCAATCTTATTGAAGGCGGTGCTAAGGAAGGCAGTAAACTTGTCGTTATAGAGGATGTAATTACGACTGCAGGACAGGTCTGCACGTCGATTGAGCAGATCCGAGCGGCGGGATATACAGTGGAACACGTTATAGCAGCTATTGATCGACAGGCGGGTGGTGCTGCGAAAATTAATGCGATCGGGTGTTCGTTTGCATCCATTTTTACGCTTGCGGAGTTGGAAGGAGAGTAGCCGTCAGCAATCAGCCGTCAGCGATCAGCAAGAGACCTCTGGTTCATCAGAACCCTCTTTTCTGATGGCTGAAAGCCGATAGCCGATAGCCATTAAATATGAAAATACTGTTTATCGGGGATATTGTTGGAAATCCGGGCAGAGCCGCAACAGCGCAATTTCTGGAAGAACATCAGGACACATACGACTTCATCGTTGTAAACGGAGAGAACGCAGCAGGTGGTAAAGGGTTAACGTTTGACATCGTCGACCAACTTTTGGCATCCGGGGTCTCCGCGATTACAACTGGGAACCATGTCTGGGATAATAGAGAGATTTTCCGTTTTGTAGATACAACACCGCAACTGATACGGCCTGCGAATTATCCGACCGATGTCGCAGGGCGCGGTGTAACCATTGTTGCATCCAATGATGGACAAACTCAACTCGGTGTCATCAATCTCGCCGGACAGATTTTCATGAGTCCTTATACCAATCCGTTTCATGCGCTCAATTCGATTTTACCTGAAGTGAAAGCCGTGACCCCCTATATCCTCCTTGACTTTCATGCGGAGGCGACCTCTGAAAAAATTGCGATGGGTTGGCACGCGGACGGCAGAGTAGGGGCGGTGATCGGCACGCATACGCACGTTCAGACAGCGGACGCGCGTGTCCTGCCACAAGGCACTGCTTACATTACAGATGTCGGTATGACAGGACCCTATGACTCGGTAATCGGCACAAGAGTTGACGATGTACTTGAACGGTTTTTGACGATGATGCCCACCCGATTCAGGGTTGCCAAACGGAACGTCAAGATCTGCGGTGCCGAGATAGAACTTGATCCAGAAACCGGTCTCGCAGTGAGCATCGTGCCGTTCCAGCATCAGTATTAGACAGGCTGTCAGCAATCAGCAGTCGGCAGCCAGTTTCAAATACGTCCGGAT
This DNA window, taken from Candidatus Poribacteria bacterium, encodes the following:
- a CDS encoding TIGR00282 family metallophosphoesterase; translation: MKILFIGDIVGNPGRAATAQFLEEHQDTYDFIVVNGENAAGGKGLTFDIVDQLLASGVSAITTGNHVWDNREIFRFVDTTPQLIRPANYPTDVAGRGVTIVASNDGQTQLGVINLAGQIFMSPYTNPFHALNSILPEVKAVTPYILLDFHAEATSEKIAMGWHADGRVGAVIGTHTHVQTADARVLPQGTAYITDVGMTGPYDSVIGTRVDDVLERFLTMMPTRFRVAKRNVKICGAEIELDPETGLAVSIVPFQHQY
- the pyrE gene encoding orotate phosphoribosyltransferase, yielding MTKTELAKQIRVVSYLTGEFVLRSGNISNFYWDKYRFESNPTLLTAIAEEMAKLLPAECDGLAGLELGGIPLATALSLQTELPCFYVRKEAKTYGTCNLIEGGAKEGSKLVVIEDVITTAGQVCTSIEQIRAAGYTVEHVIAAIDRQAGGAAKINAIGCSFASIFTLAELEGE
- the selD gene encoding selenide, water dikinase SelD: MTQEKIRLTATVKCAGUASKLAPGELAHILGKIPKSTDPNLLVGTETSDDAGIYRISDELALVNTVDYFTPIVDDPYTFGAIAATNSLSDVYSMGGVPKTALNITCWPKADLDLSILGDIVQGGTEKAIEAGAALVGGHTVDAPELMYGLSVTGIVHPEKFVKNYGARPGEVLILTKNLGIGILTTGLKFDKISDAVLPQLVESMTRLNASASSVMLKYRASACTDVTGYGLLGHASEMAAGNDVRLKIDSSAVPYFADAPALVAQDTYTQAYLANMTFLADKVTFHTDSEAIRHILMEAETSGGLLFSLPAENADAAVADLRAADCPEAAVIGEVIADDTAHIEVF
- a CDS encoding bifunctional (p)ppGpp synthetase/guanosine-3',5'-bis(diphosphate) 3'-pyrophosphohydrolase translates to MTQNGTRKNQIEEAIEVAAEAHQGQYRKGTRTPYITHPYAVGLILMDAGCTEVVIIAGILHDTVEDTDLTLEFIREHFGDAIADIVDGCSENKALRWRARKTERIEALRTASPEVCSVTCADKLHNLRTIISEYDVIGDAVWDRFHGGVEDQAWYYRSILGAIADRDAALQKSVVRGKLSKHDSGANTHSDGNDIAPQQGASDSNDARKTPTAIDAVNPQLFRQFQQAVVHLFQGEI
- a CDS encoding sugar phosphate isomerase/epimerase, producing the protein MKIAYAFRRCASYPYNGGGLPTDATDRRRFLDHSKAIGFDGIELPAMNLPEAEAKTLRLELEDAGVPCVAIRGGGGAAHPRVAAANKQSMINAVNFAASIGAGVVNSTVTTPPRDPNGKGTYRGETVSQGSSRLASAVDYERTAKAVSEVAGIAADQGVEISIEIHQNSIADNSWSALHLLELIDAPNVGLNPDLGNIYWTYDTPEESCEAAIVALAQHVNYWHCKSLYRVHIPDLETAIYVQAPLPDGEIDYRFAIAALLAVNYEGYLAIEGIRDGDQFHQDGRSVAYVKSVLSDLQ